In a single window of the Microaerobacter geothermalis genome:
- a CDS encoding Glu/Leu/Phe/Val family dehydrogenase, with product MAGQEQNSEKEENLNILQSTQAVIKEALDKLGYPEPVYELLKEPIRVLTVRIPIRMDNGTVKVFTGYRAQHNDAVGPTKGGVRFHPDVTEDEVKALSIWMSLKAGIVDLPYGGGKGGIVCDPREMSFRELESLSRGYVRAISQLVGPTKDIPAPDVFTNSQIMAWMMDEYSRIREFDSPGFITGKPLVLGGSHGRESATAKGVTICIREAAKTKGIEIEGARVVIQGFGNAGSYLAKFMHDAGAKVIGISDAYGALHNPEGLDIDYLLDRRDSFGTVTKLFKNTITNQELLQLDCDILVPAAIENQITKENAHKIKAKIVVEAANGPTTWEATKILTERGILIVPDVLASAGGVTVSYFEWVQNNQGYYWSEEEVNSKLEEVLVKAFDNVYRTSRTRRVNMRLAAYMVGVRKMAEASRFRGWV from the coding sequence ATGGCCGGACAGGAGCAAAACAGTGAGAAGGAAGAAAATCTAAATATTCTTCAATCTACTCAGGCTGTGATAAAGGAAGCTCTTGATAAACTCGGTTATCCTGAACCAGTTTATGAATTGCTTAAAGAACCCATAAGAGTGTTAACGGTTAGAATTCCAATCAGAATGGATAATGGGACGGTAAAGGTATTTACCGGGTACCGCGCTCAGCATAATGATGCTGTGGGACCTACAAAGGGTGGGGTACGATTTCATCCAGATGTTACTGAGGATGAAGTGAAAGCGCTATCCATTTGGATGAGTTTAAAAGCGGGTATTGTTGATTTACCTTACGGAGGCGGAAAGGGAGGAATCGTATGCGATCCCCGGGAAATGTCCTTCCGTGAATTAGAAAGCTTAAGTAGAGGATATGTGCGTGCGATCAGTCAGCTTGTAGGACCAACTAAAGATATTCCAGCACCAGATGTATTTACCAATTCGCAAATAATGGCATGGATGATGGATGAGTATAGCCGTATCAGGGAGTTTGATTCCCCCGGATTCATCACAGGGAAACCCCTTGTTTTAGGAGGCTCCCATGGAAGAGAATCTGCCACAGCAAAAGGAGTAACCATCTGTATCCGAGAAGCGGCAAAAACGAAAGGAATTGAAATTGAAGGGGCTCGAGTCGTGATCCAAGGCTTTGGAAATGCCGGAAGCTATTTAGCCAAATTTATGCATGATGCCGGTGCGAAGGTTATCGGAATTTCCGATGCTTATGGTGCTTTGCATAATCCCGAGGGACTTGACATTGATTACTTGCTGGATCGAAGGGATTCCTTTGGTACCGTAACAAAACTGTTTAAGAATACCATTACCAATCAGGAATTGCTTCAGCTTGATTGTGATATATTGGTTCCAGCAGCTATTGAAAACCAAATTACGAAGGAAAATGCCCATAAAATCAAAGCGAAAATTGTAGTAGAAGCCGCCAATGGCCCCACGACTTGGGAAGCAACCAAGATTTTGACTGAAAGAGGAATTTTAATCGTTCCGGACGTATTGGCAAGTGCAGGTGGGGTTACTGTTTCCTACTTTGAATGGGTGCAAAATAATCAGGGTTATTATTGGTCCGAAGAAGAAGTGAATAGTAAGTTGGAGGAAGTCTTAGTAAAAGCTTTTGATAATGTTTACCGTACTTCCAGAACAAGAAGGGTTAATATGAGGCTTGCCGCCTATATGGTCGGTGTCAGAAAGATGGCGGAAGCATCCCGGTTTAGAGGTTGGGTATAA
- the prsW gene encoding glutamic-type intramembrane protease PrsW yields the protein MFSLITAAIAPGIALLSYFYLKDKYEMEPLRLVVRQFIFGVLLVFPIVVLQRVFSSWLTFPYLDAILAGALLEEFFKWFIIYYTVFTHVEFDEPYDGIVYAVAVSLGFASMENFIYLLNNGLSIAWIRAFLPVSGHALFAVVMGYYLGKAKFTTRKKKFLLLSLLYPFILHSMFNLILTSNGIWYISLIIPFMFVLWWIGLRRVKMAHHMVYHANSKNMGFGQD from the coding sequence ATGTTTTCTTTAATTACAGCAGCGATTGCTCCGGGAATTGCATTGCTTAGCTATTTCTATTTAAAGGACAAATATGAGATGGAACCTTTGCGGTTGGTGGTTAGGCAGTTTATTTTTGGTGTTTTGCTTGTTTTTCCGATTGTGGTTCTCCAGCGGGTATTTTCCAGCTGGTTAACCTTTCCCTATTTAGATGCTATCCTAGCAGGGGCTTTGCTGGAAGAATTTTTTAAGTGGTTTATTATTTATTACACGGTTTTTACTCATGTAGAGTTTGATGAACCTTATGACGGGATCGTCTATGCAGTTGCCGTTTCCTTGGGATTTGCCTCTATGGAAAATTTTATATATTTATTAAACAATGGTTTGTCCATCGCGTGGATTCGTGCGTTTCTTCCAGTATCAGGCCATGCCCTGTTTGCAGTAGTGATGGGGTATTACCTTGGCAAGGCAAAATTTACTACAAGAAAAAAGAAATTTTTGCTCTTATCCCTTTTATATCCATTTATTTTACACAGTATGTTTAATCTTATTTTAACCTCTAATGGAATATGGTATATTTCTTTAATCATTCCCTTCATGTTTGTATTGTGGTGGATCGGTCTCAGAAGGGTAAAAATGGCCCATCATATGGTCTAT
- a CDS encoding asparaginase — MKHIVVINTGGTIAMVENVESKSVMPMDDKALETFLPLFKDYAKVTMDNFMNLPSPHITPEMMYQLSKRILHYVSKPEIEGVVITHGTDTLEETAYFLDLTVETNKPIVMTGAMRSFNELGYDGPLNLLNSIRVAANSESMNKGVLVVFNDEIHSAKHVTKTHTSNVATFQSPGLGPLGTISKKTINYQHRPLHQEKYRISSITSYVPLIKVAAGMDSRILLSLVDQSPDGLVIEALGQGNVPPAMLKGLQVYLDRKIPVVMVSRCFNGIVQDIYGYQGGGKQMKEMGVIFANGINGQKARIKLMVALQVTKKREELEKIFSN; from the coding sequence ATGAAACACATCGTGGTGATTAATACCGGCGGAACCATTGCCATGGTTGAAAATGTGGAGTCTAAATCCGTAATGCCCATGGATGACAAAGCTTTGGAGACTTTTCTACCTCTTTTCAAGGACTACGCTAAAGTTACCATGGATAATTTTATGAATTTGCCCAGCCCCCATATTACCCCGGAAATGATGTATCAACTCTCAAAACGAATACTCCATTATGTTTCAAAACCAGAAATAGAGGGTGTCGTAATAACCCATGGAACGGATACTTTGGAAGAAACCGCTTATTTTCTTGATTTAACCGTTGAAACGAATAAACCCATCGTAATGACAGGGGCGATGAGAAGCTTCAATGAATTGGGATACGACGGACCGCTTAATCTGCTCAATTCCATAAGAGTTGCCGCCAATTCAGAAAGTATGAACAAAGGGGTATTGGTCGTTTTTAATGACGAAATCCACAGTGCAAAACATGTAACAAAAACCCACACCAGCAATGTAGCAACTTTTCAATCTCCAGGATTAGGGCCTCTTGGCACCATTTCCAAAAAAACAATTAATTATCAGCATCGTCCCCTTCACCAAGAAAAATACCGTATCTCGTCAATAACAAGTTATGTTCCACTCATAAAAGTGGCTGCCGGAATGGATTCGAGAATACTCCTTTCATTGGTCGATCAATCTCCGGACGGTTTGGTTATTGAAGCATTGGGACAGGGGAACGTTCCGCCAGCCATGCTAAAAGGGCTTCAGGTATATCTAGACAGAAAAATCCCAGTGGTGATGGTATCCCGTTGTTTTAACGGAATTGTTCAAGACATATATGGATATCAAGGCGGTGGAAAACAGATGAAAGAAATGGGAGTCATATTTGCCAATGGAATAAACGGACAAAAGGCAAGAATTAAATTAATGGTTGCATTGCAGGTGACTAAAAAGAGAGAAGAATTGGAGAAAATTTTTTCCAATTAA